From a region of the Deltaproteobacteria bacterium HGW-Deltaproteobacteria-18 genome:
- a CDS encoding endonuclease IV, translated as MLNIGCHLSSSKGFLAMGRTAIEIGASTFQFFTRNPRGGKARSIDPADVAAFMALAKEHVLGPLLAHAPYTLNLCSADAKVRSFALETMRDDLLRMEHLPGNMYNFHPGSHVGQGVDEGIRLIAAQLDAVLTSQTKTLVLLETMSGKGSEVGSTFGELREIMDRVRLPEKIGVCLDTCHVHDAGYDIVTDLDGVLAEFDRVIGLKNLHAVHLNDSLNPRESRKDRHACIGEGHIGLEAFGRIINHPQLRHLPFFLETPNELPGYAQEMSLLRGMCKD; from the coding sequence ATGTTGAATATCGGGTGTCACCTTTCCTCTTCCAAGGGTTTTCTGGCCATGGGGCGTACGGCCATCGAGATCGGCGCGAGCACGTTTCAGTTCTTCACGCGCAATCCGCGGGGCGGGAAGGCCAGGAGCATCGATCCTGCCGATGTGGCCGCATTCATGGCGTTGGCCAAGGAACATGTCCTGGGCCCTCTGCTGGCTCATGCGCCGTACACGCTGAATCTGTGTTCGGCCGACGCCAAGGTCAGGAGCTTTGCCCTGGAGACGATGCGGGACGATCTGTTGCGCATGGAGCATCTGCCCGGTAACATGTATAATTTTCATCCCGGCAGTCACGTGGGTCAAGGCGTGGACGAGGGAATACGGCTCATCGCGGCGCAGCTTGATGCCGTGCTCACATCGCAAACAAAGACGCTGGTCCTGCTTGAAACCATGTCCGGCAAAGGCAGCGAGGTGGGGAGCACTTTTGGCGAACTGCGCGAGATCATGGACCGCGTGCGCCTGCCGGAAAAAATCGGAGTCTGCCTTGACACCTGTCATGTGCATGACGCCGGATACGACATCGTCACCGACCTGGACGGCGTGCTGGCCGAATTCGACCGGGTCATCGGCCTGAAAAATCTGCACGCCGTTCATCTGAACGACAGCCTGAACCCCAGAGAAAGCCGCAAGGACCGCCATGCCTGCATCGGCGAAGGCCACATCGGCCTGGAGGCATTCGGACGCATCATCAACCATCCGCAGTTGCGGCATCTTCCTTTTTTTCTGGAAACACCAAACGAACTGCCGGGGTATGCCCAGGAGATGAGCCTTCTGCGGGGGATGTGTAAAGACTGA
- a CDS encoding polyisoprenoid-binding protein, with product MEPGGRGGLFSDVGTWPVTTSAEKFLMRFFLKMVLLTAFCISGPGVLLAADKAAGQWDIDMEHSAVGFRIRHIVGYVPGVFSRFSGQVEYDAAAPEKSQFYFLIDSSSVHTGVPARDDHLRSPDFLDVARSPRMIFSSRQVVPEEGGVLVVTGDLTIRDVTAEVRVPLRVLGIADHPFKDKMPGVRVLGLHAEFSINRLDFHVGSEEWTRMGVMGETIDLTIDMELLQR from the coding sequence ATGGAGCCTGGCGGCCGGGGCGGGCTTTTTTCCGATGTCGGAACTTGGCCTGTTACAACCTCAGCGGAGAAATTTTTGATGCGATTTTTTCTGAAGATGGTTCTGCTTACGGCTTTTTGCATTTCGGGACCAGGCGTGCTCTTGGCTGCCGACAAGGCTGCCGGGCAATGGGATATCGATATGGAACACTCTGCCGTGGGGTTTCGGATTCGCCATATCGTGGGCTATGTGCCCGGCGTCTTCAGCCGGTTTTCCGGCCAGGTGGAATATGATGCGGCCGCGCCCGAGAAAAGCCAGTTTTATTTTCTGATCGACAGTTCAAGCGTTCATACCGGCGTTCCCGCCCGTGACGACCACCTGCGCAGTCCCGACTTTCTGGACGTGGCACGGTCGCCCAGGATGATTTTTTCTTCCAGGCAAGTGGTCCCCGAAGAGGGAGGCGTTCTTGTCGTCACCGGAGACCTGACCATTCGCGACGTGACCGCCGAGGTTCGGGTTCCCTTGCGGGTGCTCGGCATCGCCGACCATCCCTTCAAGGACAAGATGCCGGGCGTTAGGGTACTCGGCCTGCATGCCGAGTTTTCCATAAATCGTCTGGATTTCCATGTGGGCTCCGAGGAATGGACCCGGATGGGAGTCATGGGCGAAACCATCGATCTGACTATCGACATGGAGCTGCTGCAACGCTAG